The following are encoded in a window of Octopus sinensis unplaced genomic scaffold, ASM634580v1 Contig20068, whole genome shotgun sequence genomic DNA:
- the LOC115232226 gene encoding acetylcholine receptor subunit beta-like has product MHYLQPVMVSLKVTVDHVYSFDPAEQSLHSLLTLETSWSDRRLAWYPTKQRSFRLNNISVWEPSVYFVNALSAVDSAAEPAIRLEYNGNLNKYQKISLKTYCPTEKDQYSFSCPFMLKTYPLPSTQERLRVTDFEVNDNFQSHQWNAEVNTNKTQIYNQDPVVLVIDLELK; this is encoded by the exons ATGCACTACTTGCAGCCGGTCATGGTCTCATTGAAAGTAACCGTGGATCACGTTTATTCCTTTGATCCGGCTGAGCAATCATTACATTCTTTGTTAACATTGGAAACG AGCTGGTCGGATCGACGTCTCGCTTGGTATCCCACCAAACAGCGAAGCTTTCGCCTCAATAATATATCAGTATGGGAACCAAGTGTCTACTTCGTAAATGC TTTATCGGCAGTGGACTCCGCCGCTGAACCAGCCATCAGACTGGAATACAACGGCAACTTGAACAAGTATCAGAAAATATCATTGAAGACATACTGTCCGACTGAAAAAGACCAGTACAGTTTCTCCTGTCCGTTCATGCTGAAAACATATCCTTTGCCAAGCACACAAGAACGGCTgagagtaacagattttgaaGTCAATGACAATTTTCAAAGCCACCAGTGGAATGCCGAGGTCAATACCAACAAGACACAGATTTATAATCAAGATCCTGTTGTACTTGTTATCGATCTCGaactgaaataa